A single genomic interval of Spirosoma taeanense harbors:
- a CDS encoding T9SS type A sorting domain-containing protein, whose translation MKQFRLSIAVLLSVWSLAGMGDAKADNGSGVSGVKVEKSESKKVRLYTPTNVAPSGAPVEVVLIDAAGTVLYRGSVPAAKQHVTSFNLANLPDGQYYLTASSTDWWMSQGLSIRNNTLTVDERNLQQLTQPTVTAYEKNKVEVTLPATNISDASVAIYDDRNVMVYSEPISSSVRRFDLSSLPEGSYTFVVGPEQKRFSSRINVRR comes from the coding sequence ATGAAACAGTTCCGTTTATCAATTGCTGTACTGCTGTCAGTATGGAGTCTGGCAGGCATGGGAGATGCCAAAGCCGACAATGGTTCGGGAGTGAGTGGGGTGAAAGTTGAGAAGTCCGAAAGCAAAAAAGTTCGCTTATATACGCCAACCAACGTGGCTCCATCGGGTGCTCCGGTTGAAGTTGTGCTCATTGATGCCGCTGGTACCGTATTGTACCGGGGAAGCGTACCGGCTGCCAAGCAGCACGTAACGTCGTTCAACCTGGCTAACCTGCCCGACGGTCAGTATTATCTGACTGCCAGCAGCACCGACTGGTGGATGTCGCAGGGTCTGAGCATCCGGAACAATACGCTGACGGTTGATGAGCGTAACCTGCAGCAACTGACCCAGCCGACGGTGACGGCCTACGAGAAAAACAAAGTAGAAGTGACGCTGCCCGCCACGAATATTTCGGACGCCAGCGTAGCCATCTACGATGATCGTAACGTAATGGTATACTCTGAGCCAATCAGCAGCTCAGTTCGCCGGTTTGATCTGTCGTCGCTGCCCGAAGGTTCTTATACCTTCGTGGTTGGCCCTGAACAGAAGCGCTTTTCGTCGCGGATTAACGTTCGCCGGTAA
- a CDS encoding bestrophin family protein, giving the protein MFTTKRVPFSVVFPFVWRAVLLFLAYSTLICLFYTFGGCTFLAIPFVPIATIGTAVAFYVGFKNNSSYDRLWEARRIWGSITNASRSWGIMVLDYLNSQQTAATIPEADVRAIQKQLIYRHLAYITAVRVQLRQKPVWELHHNPAHDVVERIAAFRQCSLDKELSRFLSTSEIDNLLKHPNPATILMRQQSAQLRQLREDNLLSEYYHVDLERMLVEFYNQQGACERIKSFPFPRQYAFFSYVFTWLFILVLPYGLLSEMVKASGWHVWLTIPFYTIIAWVFNTMEIVGDTSENPFENSINDVPMTAICRNIEIDLRDMLGETELPKRVQAIENILM; this is encoded by the coding sequence ATGTTCACAACCAAGCGCGTTCCATTTTCTGTCGTATTTCCGTTTGTCTGGCGTGCCGTCCTGCTTTTCCTGGCCTATTCAACGCTCATCTGCCTGTTCTATACGTTTGGCGGCTGCACATTCCTGGCCATTCCCTTTGTGCCCATTGCTACCATCGGCACGGCCGTTGCCTTTTACGTTGGCTTCAAGAACAACTCCTCGTATGACCGGCTCTGGGAAGCCCGCCGTATCTGGGGCAGTATCACCAACGCCAGTCGCTCATGGGGGATCATGGTACTCGACTACCTCAACAGCCAGCAGACCGCTGCAACTATTCCGGAAGCCGACGTGCGTGCCATTCAGAAACAGCTAATCTATCGCCATCTGGCCTATATAACCGCCGTCCGGGTACAGCTACGTCAGAAGCCCGTTTGGGAGCTGCACCATAACCCCGCCCACGATGTGGTTGAGCGCATTGCGGCTTTCCGGCAATGCAGTCTGGATAAAGAACTGAGCCGGTTCCTGTCCACTTCCGAAATTGATAACCTGCTGAAACACCCGAACCCGGCAACGATACTCATGCGCCAGCAGTCGGCGCAGCTCCGGCAACTGCGGGAAGACAACCTGCTGAGCGAATACTACCACGTCGATCTGGAGCGGATGCTGGTGGAATTCTATAACCAGCAGGGAGCCTGCGAACGGATCAAATCGTTTCCTTTCCCCCGCCAGTACGCTTTTTTTAGCTATGTCTTCACCTGGCTGTTTATTCTGGTCCTCCCCTATGGCCTGCTGAGCGAGATGGTCAAAGCCAGTGGCTGGCACGTCTGGCTCACGATCCCGTTCTATACGATCATTGCCTGGGTGTTCAACACCATGGAGATTGTGGGCGATACCAGCGAAAATCCGTTTGAGAACAGCATCAACGATGTTCCCATGACGGCCATCTGCCGCAACATTGAGATTGATCTGCGCGATATGCTTGGCGAAACCGAGCTCCCCAAACGCGTACAGGCCATCGAGAATATCCTGATGTAA